The following are encoded in a window of Rosa chinensis cultivar Old Blush chromosome 4, RchiOBHm-V2, whole genome shotgun sequence genomic DNA:
- the LOC112196492 gene encoding AAA-ATPase At5g57480 — translation MKEYWTSLASLLGVLAFCQSLLQTVFPPELRFAFLKLASKIFHWFSSYYYFDITEIDGVNTNELYNAVQLYLSATVSITGTRLSLTRALNSSAITFGLSNNDCMVDTFNGVTVLWEHVVTQRQNQTFSWRPLPEEKRGFTLRIKKKDKFLILNSYLDFIMDKANDIRRKNQDRLLYTNSRGGSLDSRGHPWESVPFKHPSTFDTLAMDPKVKQEIMDDLKDFANGQSFYQKTGRAWKRGYLLYGPPGTGKSSMIAAMANFLGYDIYDLELTEVHTNSELRKLLMKTSSKSIIVIEDIDCSITLTNRKKNNGGGGGGGAAMRTYYDSPEMRGVSGEEGGGNSITLSGLLNFTDGLWSCCGSERIFVFTTNHIEKLDPALLRSGRMDMHIFMSHCSFPALKILLKNYLGFQEGDLDEEIAKEFEEVLDKAGMTPADVSEALIKNRRDKDKAVRELLEVLKVKAENKNKKSNAGSAEEEEEEQEKRALESPKVEGCDLEEEDNSCKKGDGDDDEDQKQDDAKIEK, via the coding sequence ATGAAAGAGTACTGGACCTCCCTGGCCTCCCTTCTAGGAGTGTTGGCCTTCTGCCAGAGCCTCCTCCAAACCGTGTTCCCGCCGGAGCTCCGGTTCGCTTTTCTGAAACTGGCCAGCAAAATCTTCCACTGGTTCTCCTCCTACTACTACTTCGACATCACCGAGATCGACGGCGTGAACACCAACGAGCTCTACAACGCCGTCCAGCTCTACCTGAGCGCCACCGTCTCCATCACCGGCACGCGCCTCAGCCTCACGCGCGCCCTCAACTCCTCCGCCATCACCTTCGGCCTCTCCAACAACGACTGCATGGTCGACACCTTCAACGGTGTCACGGTCCTCTGGGAGCACGTGGTCACCCAGAGACAGAACCAGACCTTCTCCTGGCGGCCATTGCCGGAAGAGAAGCGAGGCTTCACATTGCGAATCAAGAAGAAAGACAAGTTCTTGATCCTCAACTCCTACTTGGACTTCATCATGGACAAGGCCAATGACATCCGCCGCAAGAATCAAGACAGGCTCTTGTACACGAACTCACGAGGTGGGTCGTTGGATTCTCGAGGCCATCCTTGGGAATCTGTGCCGTTCAAGCACCCAAGCACATTCGACACGTTGGCTATGGACCCAAAAGTGAAGCAGGAGATTATGGATGATTTGAAAGACTTCGCCAATGGACAGAGCTTTTATCAGAAAACTGGGCGGGCTTGGAAAAGAGGGTATCTTTTGTACGGCCCACCCGGTACTGGAAAATCAAGCATGATTGCTGCAATGGCCAATTTTCTGGGGTATGATATCTATGATCTAGAGCTCACTGAGGTTCACACCAACTCCGAGCTGAGGAAGTTGCTGATGAAGACTAGTTCCAAGTCGATTATTGTGATTGAGGATATAGATTGCTCCATCACTTTGACTAATAGGAAGAAGAacaatggtggtggtggtggtggtggtgcagCTATGAGGACTTACTATGATTCGCCGGAAATGAGAGGCGTTTCAGGGGAGGAGGGTGGTGGGAATTCGATTACGCTTTCGGGGTTGTTGAATTTTACTGATGGGTTGTGGTCTTGTTGTGGGAGTGAGAGGATTTTCGTGTTTACGACGAATCATATTGAGAAGTTAGACCCTGCATTGCTGAGGAGTGGTAGGATGGATATGCATATATTCATGAGTCACTGTTCGTTCCCAGCGTTGAAGATTCTGTTGAAGAATTACTTGGGATTTCAGGAGGGTGATTTGGATGAGGAGATTGCGAAAGAGTTTGAAGAGGTTTTGGACAAGGCTGGGATGACTCCGGCTGATGTGAGTGAGGCTTTGATCAAGAATAGGCGCGATAAGGATAAGGCGGTGAGGGAATTGTTGGAGGTGTTGAAGGTGAAGGCAGAGAATAAGAACAAGAAGAGCAATGCAGGTTCAgctgaagaggaagaggaggagcaGGAGAAGAGGGCATTGGAGAGTCCTAAAGTTGAAGGGTGTGACCTTGAGGAGGAGGACAACAGCTGCAAGAAAGGTGATGGAGATGATGATGAGGATCAGAAGCAAGATGATgcgaaaatagaaaaatga